One genomic region from Thermoleptolyngbya sichuanensis A183 encodes:
- a CDS encoding AAA family ATPase translates to MRDRIEQLVENLGRTIVGKSEAIRLVLVALFSGGHALLEDVPGVGKTLLAKSLARSIDGQFQRLQCTPDLLPSDVTGTNIWNPRSGEFVFMPGPVFANVVLADEINRATPRTQSALLEVMEEQQVTVDGVSRRVPTPFFVIATQNPVEYQGTFPLPEAQMDRFALSLSLGYPTELEELQMLQRLDGGSVPTEALRPCLSLEEVQALRQKCAAVHVEPHLQQYMLSLVRATRQDEEILLGVSPRGTVALHRAVQAIAFLEGRDYAIPDDVKYLAPFVLAHRLIPAGGRKARLIVDRLLHTVAIP, encoded by the coding sequence ATGAGAGACCGCATCGAACAGCTTGTAGAAAATTTGGGACGCACCATCGTCGGCAAATCGGAGGCGATTCGGCTGGTGCTGGTGGCGCTGTTTTCGGGCGGCCACGCGCTGCTGGAGGACGTGCCGGGGGTGGGCAAAACGCTGCTAGCCAAGTCCCTGGCGCGATCGATCGACGGCCAGTTTCAGCGGCTGCAATGCACGCCCGACCTGCTGCCGTCGGATGTCACCGGGACGAATATCTGGAATCCCCGCAGCGGCGAGTTTGTGTTTATGCCGGGGCCCGTGTTTGCCAACGTGGTGCTGGCCGACGAAATTAACCGCGCCACGCCCCGCACCCAGTCTGCTCTGCTAGAAGTGATGGAAGAACAGCAGGTGACGGTGGATGGCGTGTCGCGCCGCGTGCCCACGCCCTTCTTTGTCATCGCCACGCAAAACCCGGTGGAATATCAGGGCACCTTCCCGCTGCCCGAAGCCCAGATGGATCGCTTTGCCCTCTCGCTGAGCCTGGGCTATCCGACGGAGCTAGAAGAATTGCAGATGTTGCAGCGGCTAGATGGTGGTAGTGTGCCCACCGAAGCGCTGCGCCCCTGCCTGTCGCTAGAGGAGGTGCAGGCGCTACGACAGAAGTGTGCGGCGGTGCATGTAGAGCCGCATTTACAGCAGTATATGCTGAGCTTGGTGCGGGCGACGCGGCAGGATGAGGAGATTTTGCTGGGCGTGAGTCCACGGGGGACGGTGGCGCTGCATCGGGCCGTGCAAGCGATCGCCTTTTTGGAAGGACGCGACTACGCCATCCCCGACGACGTGAAGTATCTGGCCCCGTTCGTGCTGGCTCATCGCCTGATTCCCGCAGGCGGACGCAAAGCACGGCTAATCGTCGATCGTCTGCTGCACACGGTGGCGATTCCGTAG
- a CDS encoding M28 family peptidase — translation MRIRRRWVGLWLAIALLVGLVAGLLPAGFLGESHSRPQPIALRPALSTPDINPERLLRDVQALSFVRYEAGDRQRAAEYIERSLTAAGWQVARQPFGAGEIAGENLIATRPDAPPDRPKLLLAAHYDTVKNSPGADDNATAVATVLEAARLLDPQDAPARLELVLFDREEAGLEGSEAFVAEAARRQGVRGAVVMDMIGYGCDVAGCQSYPAMLPIAPPTDRGNFLAVLGDLQHNPYGHRPPLIQAFHQIADTPSAAVPPVLSLAVPLLGDLTPDLLRSDHTPFWKAGISAVLLTDTANFRNPHYHQPSDTPDTLNTAFFLGSARLVVKTVDWLLHEGDSQA, via the coding sequence ATGCGAATTCGACGGCGTTGGGTGGGGCTGTGGCTGGCGATCGCGCTGCTGGTAGGGCTAGTAGCGGGGCTGCTGCCAGCGGGGTTTCTGGGGGAATCGCACTCCCGCCCACAGCCCATCGCTTTGCGACCAGCCCTGTCTACGCCTGACATCAACCCCGAACGGCTCTTGAGAGATGTGCAGGCGCTCAGCTTTGTGCGATACGAAGCGGGCGATCGCCAGCGAGCAGCAGAATATATCGAGCGATCGCTGACCGCAGCGGGCTGGCAGGTAGCGCGTCAGCCCTTCGGCGCAGGCGAAATCGCTGGAGAGAACCTGATCGCCACCCGCCCAGACGCGCCGCCGGATCGTCCCAAACTGCTGCTGGCGGCCCACTACGACACGGTAAAGAATTCCCCCGGAGCCGACGACAATGCGACGGCTGTAGCAACCGTGCTGGAAGCGGCCCGGCTGCTCGACCCGCAGGACGCGCCCGCCCGCCTGGAACTGGTGCTGTTTGACCGGGAAGAGGCGGGGCTGGAGGGCAGCGAGGCGTTTGTGGCGGAGGCGGCGCGGCGGCAGGGGGTGCGGGGCGCGGTGGTGATGGACATGATCGGCTATGGCTGCGACGTGGCGGGCTGCCAGTCCTATCCGGCGATGCTGCCGATCGCCCCACCGACGGATCGGGGCAATTTTCTGGCGGTGCTTGGCGATTTGCAACACAATCCCTACGGGCATCGCCCCCCGCTCATCCAGGCGTTTCACCAGATTGCCGATACCCCGTCTGCCGCCGTCCCCCCCGTCCTCAGCCTGGCCGTGCCGCTGCTGGGCGACCTCACTCCCGACCTCCTCCGCAGCGACCACACCCCCTTCTGGAAAGCGGGCATCAGCGCAGTGCTGCTCACCGACACCGCCAACTTCCGCAATCCCCACTATCACCAGCCCAGCGACACCCCCGACACGCTCAATACAGCGTTTTTCCTCGGTTCGGCGCGGCTGGTAGTGAAGACAGTAGACTGGCTCCTGCATGAGGGCGACTCGCAAGCGTAA
- a CDS encoding aldo/keto reductase produces the protein MHYRRFGKTHLHLSVFSLGTMRYLASAETARQTVERAIALGINHIETARGYGNSEIFLGKALAGLRREERAKREDLIITTKLPPTIDADAMARGIDESLARLGLDYIDCLAIHGVNTAEHLAMLTVERGCMAAVRAAIADGRVRWVGFSTHGPLDVILGAIATDQFQFVNLHYNWLFQRNAAAVELAHQKDMGVFIISPADKGGLLYTPPERLDTLCHPQSPLHLGYRWLLSDPRITTLSLGAARPEELDWPLEMADQTHPLTDTEVEILERLRSHQSAVLGTDQCNQCYACLPCPEDIHIPEVLRLRNLAVAYDMTQYGTYRYGMFENAGHWFPGRRGDRCTDCGDCLPRCPEALDIPTLLRDAHRRLGGSPRRRLWG, from the coding sequence ATGCACTATCGCCGCTTTGGGAAAACCCATCTGCATCTGTCTGTCTTCTCGCTGGGGACGATGCGCTATCTGGCCTCGGCAGAAACGGCGCGGCAGACGGTGGAGCGGGCGATCGCCCTCGGCATCAACCACATCGAAACGGCGCGGGGCTATGGCAACAGCGAAATCTTTCTGGGCAAGGCGCTGGCGGGGCTGCGGCGGGAAGAGCGGGCAAAGCGGGAAGATCTGATCATCACCACAAAGCTGCCACCCACCATCGATGCTGATGCAATGGCGCGGGGCATTGACGAATCGCTGGCGCGGCTAGGGCTGGACTATATAGACTGCTTGGCGATTCATGGGGTGAATACGGCAGAACATCTGGCAATGTTGACGGTGGAAAGGGGCTGCATGGCGGCGGTGCGGGCGGCGATCGCCGATGGGCGTGTGCGGTGGGTGGGCTTTTCGACGCATGGGCCGCTGGATGTGATTTTGGGGGCGATCGCCACCGACCAGTTCCAGTTTGTGAACTTGCACTACAACTGGTTGTTCCAGCGCAACGCAGCCGCAGTTGAACTGGCGCACCAAAAGGACATGGGTGTGTTCATCATTTCCCCAGCGGACAAAGGCGGCCTGCTCTACACGCCGCCAGAACGATTGGACACGCTATGCCACCCCCAATCGCCGCTGCACCTGGGCTATCGCTGGCTACTCAGCGACCCGCGCATCACCACCCTCAGCCTGGGCGCAGCCAGACCAGAGGAACTGGATTGGCCCCTGGAAATGGCAGACCAAACGCACCCGCTCACAGACACAGAGGTAGAGATTTTGGAACGGCTGCGATCGCACCAATCTGCCGTCTTGGGAACCGACCAATGCAACCAGTGCTATGCCTGCCTGCCCTGCCCCGAAGACATCCATATTCCCGAAGTGCTGCGGCTGAGAAACCTGGCAGTGGCCTACGACATGACCCAATACGGCACCTACCGCTACGGTATGTTTGAAAACGCGGGACACTGGTTTCCTGGTCGCCGGGGCGATCGCTGCACCGACTGTGGCGACTGCCTGCCGCGATGTCCCGAAGCACTAGACATTCCCACTCTGCTGCGCGATGCCCATCGCCGCCTGGGCGGATCGCCGCGTCGCCGCCTCTGGGGTTAA